In a genomic window of Verrucomicrobiota bacterium:
- a CDS encoding efflux transporter outer membrane subunit, giving the protein MKLNKKFNPFLKLALAALLPLATSSCTVGPDYKRPDTGTPDTWRFSGTKVSEENIANKDWWTLFNDPELTKLIDVALKQNKDLKIATARVEQARANLANSKANQLPQVNAVGSYGGADQLNAIGNNGSGGVPFSYGFYKSYSAGGQISWEIDIFGKLRRATQVSREQYFAQEDFKRAVIISLVSEVAISYFTLRDLDNQYRIAKETVVSRSEAYRIAKARGDLGVVSDLDVKRFEAELQAVISQATALQREVGQQENNLQILLGQYPGKIPRGLPIDQQKLPAQVPAGLPSKLLDRRPDIMLAEHELAAATAFIGFNVANRFPQFDLTSLLGIASPDITRALSVGLGMSVQVLDFGRNKAQVEAARAQADAALYQYEKVILNAFNETSNLLLAVSTYRRQVEAVQIQVAALARAYQVASLQYDQGIVSYLDVIDAENALFNAQLQLSQLRSQYLGSVISLYKALGGGWNPSNPNQVPFSPASQPMNPVPPAQIGNASQKPAQHKTGSPTAKNAGANKNDKPTPPAIPVTKNTQKTEQKVKASEKPTETKTAPTPAPAKKQPAKASTSKSNSTTNSSSSTKSQNPPVNKKTPADDQNKTPSTPAKKPTPDTQDKPQISTQPDSANTTNTAPTKNGAAQ; this is encoded by the coding sequence ATGAAGCTTAACAAAAAGTTTAATCCATTTTTAAAGCTCGCACTAGCAGCCCTCCTGCCACTGGCTACCTCGTCGTGTACTGTCGGGCCTGACTATAAACGCCCTGATACCGGCACCCCCGACACGTGGCGTTTCAGCGGGACAAAAGTTTCCGAGGAAAATATCGCTAATAAAGATTGGTGGACCCTTTTTAATGACCCGGAACTGACCAAACTCATCGACGTCGCACTCAAACAAAATAAAGACCTGAAAATCGCTACTGCCCGTGTCGAGCAAGCTCGGGCAAATCTCGCTAATTCCAAGGCTAACCAACTCCCCCAGGTTAATGCCGTGGGCAGTTACGGTGGGGCTGACCAGCTAAATGCCATCGGTAATAATGGTTCCGGCGGAGTCCCGTTTTCTTACGGGTTTTATAAGTCTTATTCTGCCGGGGGCCAGATCTCTTGGGAAATCGATATTTTCGGCAAATTGCGCCGGGCTACTCAGGTATCGCGTGAACAATATTTTGCTCAGGAAGACTTTAAACGGGCGGTGATCATCTCCCTGGTTTCCGAGGTCGCTATCAGCTATTTTACTCTGCGCGATCTGGATAACCAATACCGGATCGCCAAAGAAACTGTCGTCTCCCGTTCCGAAGCCTATCGGATCGCCAAAGCCCGCGGTGACCTCGGCGTCGTCTCGGATCTGGATGTCAAACGCTTCGAAGCCGAGCTCCAGGCTGTCATCAGCCAAGCCACAGCCCTGCAACGCGAGGTCGGTCAACAGGAGAATAATCTCCAGATCCTCCTCGGACAATACCCCGGCAAAATACCCCGTGGCCTGCCTATCGACCAGCAAAAACTCCCGGCCCAAGTGCCTGCCGGACTCCCGAGCAAACTCCTCGACCGTCGTCCGGACATCATGCTCGCCGAGCATGAACTCGCAGCCGCCACTGCTTTTATCGGATTTAATGTGGCTAACCGTTTTCCCCAATTTGACCTGACCAGCCTCCTCGGCATCGCCAGCCCGGATATTACCCGCGCCCTTTCCGTCGGTCTGGGCATGAGTGTGCAAGTCTTAGACTTTGGCCGTAATAAAGCCCAGGTCGAGGCCGCCCGCGCCCAAGCGGATGCCGCCCTATACCAATATGAAAAAGTCATCCTAAATGCCTTTAATGAAACCAGCAATTTGCTCTTGGCCGTGAGCACGTACCGCAGACAAGTCGAGGCCGTCCAGATCCAGGTCGCCGCCCTCGCCCGGGCTTACCAAGTCGCTTCCCTCCAGTATGACCAGGGCATCGTCAGTTACCTCGACGTCATCGACGCGGAAAATGCCCTCTTTAATGCCCAGCTCCAGCTCTCCCAGCTCCGCTCCCAGTATCTGGGCTCTGTCATTTCCCTCTACAAAGCCCTCGGTGGTGGGTGGAATCCCTCTAACCCCAACCAAGTCCCTTTTTCCCCTGCTTCACAACCCATGAATCCTGTGCCCCCCGCACAAATCGGTAACGCCTCTCAAAAACCTGCCCAGCATAAAACCGGTTCCCCCACAGCAAAAAATGCAGGAGCTAATAAAAATGACAAGCCCACTCCCCCTGCCATTCCCGTAACTAAAAATACCCAGAAAACCGAACAAAAAGTGAAAGCTTCGGAGAAACCAACAGAAACAAAAACTGCCCCCACTCCCGCCCCTGCCAAAAAACAACCCGCTAAAGCTTCAACATCCAAGTCGAATTCAACAACAAACTCCTCCTCATCCACCAAATCTCAAAACCCGCCCGTAAACAAAAAAACTCCGGCTGACGACCAGAATAAAACCCCTTCCACACCAGCCAAAAAACCAACTCCTGACACCCAAGACAAACCCCAAATCTCTACCCAACCCGATTCCGCTAACACCACCAACACCGCCCCCACCAAAAACGGCGCAGCCCAGTAG
- a CDS encoding multidrug efflux RND transporter permease subunit, giving the protein MGPRFFIDRPIFASVISIVIVLVGLLAATNLPVEQYPNIVPSSVQLVAMYPGADAETVALAVASPIENQVSGIQNLIYFNSFNTSDGQMILNAFFNIGADQDIAAVDLQNRLSIAQPQLPESVVKQGIQINKQSTAMLAVVAITSDDPRYDQIFLANYAIQQIVNPIKRVKGVGNAMVYGTFNYAMRLILDPLKMAKLKITVSDIANIIQEQNSEYPGGQVGAQPAPDSTQMTMNVITQGRYNKITEFENVIVRANPDGSNVLLKDIATIEMGAQSYTMSGRMNSKPIALIPVYLEPGANALSTIKNLRSLMDNLQLAFPHGVKYQVPYDTTVFVDLSIEEVIHTLVEAMILVFIVVFVFLQNWRATLIPCIAVPVSLIGTMAGLAILGFSINLLTLFALVLAIGIVVDDAIVVVENVERIMDLEHLSAKEAAKKAMDEVSGALVAIVLVLCSVFIPVAFMGGLTGEMYQQFALTIAIAVVLSGIVALTFTPALCAILLKPREHESKKGFFGVFNRVFDSITNVYTAGVGVVLRFWYIAVIVFLCVVVSAVFLARKVPTAFIPEEDQGYFVSVVQLPDGSSMQRTMETVKKIETLFEKTPGIKYVLTFTGQNFAFSSRGQNQATFYVILDDFKKRNLKTENVWAILKKTSMELAQIPEALAFSFNAPAIQGLSSVGGFSFQLQNTANLPYKDFVGKSKDFVAKANEMPEIAGANTMVNINVPQVYLDVDRDKAKSLGLNILNVFNTLQTYFGSYYINDFFMSGQVYQVLAQGSMDYRMKPDDINNIYVRSDISGQMMPVNTVASYKIVSGPDTVFNFNGFNTAQVTGSPREGYSSGQAMNALEDLAKKELIPEGLNYAWSNTSYQEKEASGKAGLIMAFGMVMVFLVLAAQYESWAIPFAVLLAVPLGIFGAFLAVFIRGVDNDIYFGIGMLTLVGLAAKNAILIVEFANQLVHEGKSIHEAAIQAARLRFRPILMTSFAFILGIVPLMTASGAGANSRHAIGTGVFGGMLAATLMAVFFVPLFFFLIYSVTHQNKQKDGGHRATAEPSPTPADGALTEVTPTHDPIDTPVTHDDMMAEDPEPRPEHEEPKP; this is encoded by the coding sequence ATGGGCCCACGTTTTTTCATCGATCGACCGATTTTCGCATCTGTCATTTCCATCGTGATCGTACTGGTGGGACTGCTTGCTGCGACAAACTTGCCCGTCGAGCAATACCCAAATATCGTCCCGTCGTCGGTCCAGCTCGTGGCGATGTATCCCGGGGCCGATGCTGAAACTGTAGCCCTCGCCGTCGCTTCCCCCATCGAAAACCAAGTCAGCGGCATTCAAAACCTCATTTACTTTAATTCCTTTAATACCAGTGACGGACAGATGATCCTGAATGCCTTTTTTAATATCGGGGCCGACCAGGACATCGCCGCCGTCGATCTACAGAACCGCTTGTCCATCGCCCAGCCCCAGCTACCAGAAAGCGTCGTCAAACAAGGTATCCAGATCAACAAACAGTCCACGGCGATGCTGGCTGTCGTCGCCATCACCTCCGACGACCCCCGTTACGACCAGATTTTCCTAGCGAACTACGCTATCCAACAGATCGTTAACCCCATCAAACGTGTCAAAGGTGTCGGTAACGCCATGGTTTACGGGACATTTAACTACGCCATGCGCCTGATCCTCGACCCGCTCAAGATGGCCAAACTCAAAATCACCGTCAGTGACATCGCCAATATCATTCAAGAGCAAAACTCGGAATATCCCGGCGGCCAAGTCGGTGCGCAACCCGCACCTGACAGCACACAGATGACGATGAATGTCATCACCCAAGGCCGCTATAACAAAATTACCGAATTTGAAAACGTCATAGTCCGCGCTAATCCCGACGGCTCGAATGTCCTACTCAAAGACATCGCCACTATCGAGATGGGCGCCCAGTCCTACACAATGTCCGGGCGCATGAATAGCAAACCCATCGCCCTGATCCCCGTCTATCTCGAGCCGGGGGCAAATGCCTTGTCCACCATTAAAAACCTGCGATCCCTCATGGACAATTTGCAACTGGCCTTCCCCCACGGCGTCAAATACCAAGTCCCCTACGACACCACCGTTTTCGTCGATCTTTCTATCGAAGAAGTCATCCACACCTTGGTGGAAGCGATGATCCTGGTCTTTATCGTGGTTTTTGTCTTCCTGCAGAATTGGCGTGCCACCTTGATCCCCTGTATCGCCGTCCCTGTCTCCTTGATCGGGACCATGGCTGGGTTGGCCATTTTAGGCTTCTCGATCAATCTCCTCACCCTTTTTGCGTTGGTACTGGCCATCGGTATCGTCGTCGATGATGCCATTGTCGTCGTGGAAAATGTCGAGCGCATCATGGACCTCGAGCATCTCTCCGCGAAAGAAGCCGCTAAAAAGGCCATGGACGAAGTTTCCGGCGCATTGGTGGCCATTGTCCTCGTGCTTTGTTCGGTCTTTATCCCCGTGGCATTCATGGGCGGACTCACCGGGGAAATGTACCAGCAATTTGCTCTCACCATCGCTATCGCTGTCGTCCTCTCAGGGATAGTCGCCCTGACCTTCACCCCCGCCCTTTGCGCCATCCTCCTCAAACCCCGCGAACATGAGTCTAAAAAAGGTTTCTTTGGTGTCTTTAACCGTGTTTTTGATTCCATAACAAACGTCTATACCGCCGGGGTCGGTGTGGTCCTGCGCTTCTGGTATATCGCCGTCATTGTATTCCTCTGCGTGGTTGTCTCCGCCGTATTCCTGGCCCGGAAAGTCCCTACCGCATTCATCCCCGAGGAAGACCAGGGATACTTCGTCTCTGTCGTGCAGCTACCGGACGGCTCCTCCATGCAAAGAACCATGGAAACCGTCAAAAAAATCGAGACTCTCTTTGAAAAAACCCCGGGAATCAAATATGTCCTGACCTTTACCGGGCAGAATTTTGCTTTCAGTTCGCGCGGCCAAAACCAAGCGACCTTCTATGTGATCCTCGATGACTTCAAAAAACGCAATCTTAAGACAGAAAATGTCTGGGCAATCCTGAAAAAAACATCCATGGAGCTCGCCCAGATCCCCGAGGCTCTCGCCTTTTCCTTTAATGCCCCCGCGATCCAAGGCCTCTCCAGTGTCGGCGGATTTTCTTTCCAGCTCCAAAATACCGCTAATCTCCCCTACAAAGATTTTGTCGGTAAATCCAAGGATTTCGTCGCCAAGGCTAATGAAATGCCCGAAATCGCCGGGGCAAATACCATGGTTAATATTAATGTCCCCCAAGTCTATCTCGACGTGGACCGCGACAAGGCAAAATCCCTCGGGCTGAATATCCTGAATGTCTTTAATACCCTCCAGACCTACTTTGGCTCTTATTACATTAACGACTTTTTTATGTCCGGCCAAGTCTACCAAGTCCTCGCCCAAGGGAGCATGGACTACCGTATGAAACCCGATGATATTAATAATATTTATGTGCGTTCAGACATATCCGGCCAAATGATGCCGGTTAATACCGTGGCTTCCTACAAAATCGTCAGCGGGCCGGATACGGTCTTTAATTTCAACGGATTTAATACCGCACAGGTGACCGGTTCACCACGCGAAGGTTACAGCTCCGGCCAAGCGATGAATGCCCTGGAAGACCTCGCTAAAAAGGAACTCATTCCTGAAGGACTTAACTACGCTTGGAGTAATACTTCTTACCAAGAAAAGGAAGCCAGTGGAAAAGCCGGATTGATTATGGCCTTTGGTATGGTCATGGTTTTCTTGGTCTTGGCCGCCCAATATGAAAGCTGGGCGATTCCTTTTGCCGTGCTCTTGGCTGTGCCACTCGGGATTTTTGGTGCCTTCTTGGCTGTATTCATCCGCGGTGTGGATAATGATATTTATTTCGGCATCGGGATGCTCACCCTCGTGGGACTAGCGGCCAAAAACGCCATTTTAATTGTCGAATTCGCTAACCAACTCGTGCATGAAGGTAAATCTATCCATGAAGCAGCCATCCAAGCCGCCCGTTTGCGTTTCCGCCCGATCCTCATGACCTCATTCGCCTTCATCCTCGGTATTGTCCCCCTGATGACGGCAAGCGGAGCCGGTGCAAATAGCCGTCATGCCATCGGAACAGGTGTTTTCGGTGGAATGTTGGCAGCGACCCTAATGGCCGTCTTTTTTGTTCCGTTATTCTTTTTCCTTATCTATAGCGTGACCCACCAGAATAAACAAAAGGACGGGGGGCATAGGGCCACGGCGGAACCTTCCCCCACACCCGCAGATGGAGCTTTGACCGAGGTGACTCCCACGCATGATCCCATCGATACTCCCGTGACACATGATGACATGATGGCCGAAGACCCCGAGCCCCGGCCCGAACATGAAGAACCAAAACCCTGA
- a CDS encoding efflux RND transporter periplasmic adaptor subunit produces the protein MSLRPSFPLTHAALCACLLVFAGCDKKPAAPERPTPTVSVIKVVPKSIPITESFIGQADATKNIEILPRVSGIITKRFYIEGTFVKKGDKLYLIDPAPFEAAVRDSQAKVEQAAARYELAKKTYARYEPLVATKAVAAKDLDDVTAQVESTKADLEASVAALDNAKINLGYSLIVAPLDGRIGKTMVNEGSNVTAQNTKLTDLQILDPIYIYYRVPESALLQYRKLTESGKLTDMPFDQFTIKANFTDGTEYPETGKIDFTATQLDTQTDSYPLRAIFPNPSFLIIPGQYLQVTMVGATRNDSIVIPQKAVLQEPQGAFVYIVNSESKIEARTLKLLRYVGNDWLIEGGLDGGETLVVDGIQKVRPGAIVKTVPYQAPTETKK, from the coding sequence ATGTCACTCAGGCCATCCTTCCCACTCACGCATGCCGCACTCTGCGCCTGCCTCCTTGTATTCGCCGGATGTGATAAAAAGCCAGCTGCCCCCGAGCGTCCCACTCCCACCGTCAGTGTGATCAAAGTCGTACCTAAATCCATTCCGATCACTGAGTCATTCATCGGCCAAGCTGATGCCACTAAAAATATTGAAATCCTCCCGCGTGTGTCCGGGATCATTACCAAACGTTTCTACATAGAAGGTACATTTGTTAAAAAGGGTGATAAACTTTATCTGATCGATCCGGCTCCGTTCGAAGCGGCTGTGCGCGATTCCCAAGCAAAAGTCGAGCAGGCCGCCGCCCGTTATGAACTGGCCAAAAAAACTTATGCCCGTTATGAGCCTCTTGTAGCGACCAAAGCCGTGGCCGCCAAAGACCTCGATGATGTCACCGCACAAGTGGAGTCCACAAAAGCTGACCTCGAGGCCTCTGTCGCTGCGCTGGATAACGCCAAAATCAATCTCGGATACTCCCTCATCGTCGCCCCCTTGGATGGGCGCATCGGAAAAACCATGGTGAATGAAGGGAGTAATGTCACTGCTCAAAATACCAAGCTCACCGACCTCCAAATCCTCGATCCTATCTATATCTACTACCGTGTACCTGAAAGTGCCCTGCTTCAATACCGTAAACTCACCGAATCTGGCAAACTCACCGACATGCCCTTTGACCAATTTACGATCAAAGCAAATTTCACAGACGGTACGGAATATCCTGAAACGGGGAAAATCGACTTTACCGCGACGCAACTCGACACTCAAACGGACTCCTATCCACTGCGTGCGATTTTTCCAAATCCCTCATTTTTGATTATTCCCGGCCAATACTTGCAGGTGACCATGGTCGGCGCCACCCGGAATGACTCGATTGTCATCCCACAAAAAGCGGTTCTCCAAGAGCCTCAAGGGGCATTTGTTTATATCGTAAATAGTGAATCAAAAATCGAGGCCCGCACACTCAAGCTCTTGCGTTATGTCGGCAATGACTGGTTAATCGAGGGTGGACTCGATGGAGGCGAAACCCTTGTTGTTGACGGGATTCAAAAAGTGCGTCCGGGGGCAATAGTAAAAACAGTACCTTATCAGGCCCCGACGGAGACCAAGAAATAA
- a CDS encoding FAD-linked oxidase C-terminal domain-containing protein has product MDTPSLYHKLSRLLPKATIRLDTKTLEAHAGDKWFARHLPEAVALPRSTKEVSIILAFAQKNNIPVTTRGAGYGYVGGCVPAKGGISLSTARMNEILDMNPRDGVAVVQPGVITKSIDDAAAAVGWYYPPDPASYADSSIGGNIATNAGGPHCLKYGVTKHYVLGMEIVLADGTIVRTGGRCHKNKSGFSLTELFVGSEGLLGVITEATIRLIPRPQTRGALAVSFKTMSAAANCVDAILNGGHLPSALELADEWTLRAARKYLGSDKIPKGHAFLLVEIDGRHSAVKSELPELQSLIQKNGGFDIRSAIGEANCDNIWNLRRQFSQSLKATGLHKLNEDIVVPRSKLVELFKFTSKLQKDNGIPVACFGHAGDGNIHVNIMIDDKSRIERKKSDQMLDLLFTQIIHWGGAITGEHGIGLAKKPWWPIAANPSLRKLHKQVKSALDPKDILNPGKFI; this is encoded by the coding sequence ATGGACACACCCTCATTATATCATAAGCTCTCCCGACTCCTACCCAAAGCAACCATCCGCCTCGACACAAAAACCCTCGAGGCCCACGCAGGCGACAAATGGTTCGCACGTCACCTTCCCGAGGCGGTGGCCCTGCCACGTTCCACTAAGGAAGTGTCCATTATCCTGGCTTTCGCCCAGAAAAATAATATTCCCGTGACCACTCGCGGGGCCGGGTACGGATACGTCGGTGGGTGTGTCCCGGCAAAGGGTGGCATCTCTCTGTCCACAGCGCGGATGAATGAAATCCTCGACATGAACCCACGCGACGGGGTCGCTGTCGTCCAACCGGGTGTGATTACAAAATCAATCGATGATGCCGCGGCGGCGGTAGGCTGGTATTACCCGCCGGATCCGGCCAGTTATGCAGACAGCTCCATCGGGGGGAATATCGCTACAAATGCCGGGGGACCCCACTGTCTCAAATACGGCGTCACCAAACATTACGTCCTCGGCATGGAGATAGTCCTCGCTGACGGCACCATCGTCAGGACAGGTGGGCGCTGCCATAAAAATAAATCGGGATTTAGTCTGACTGAACTTTTCGTCGGATCAGAAGGTCTCCTCGGGGTCATCACCGAAGCCACCATCCGCCTCATTCCCCGACCACAAACCCGCGGAGCCTTAGCCGTATCCTTTAAAACCATGTCTGCCGCCGCAAATTGCGTGGATGCGATCCTGAACGGCGGGCACCTGCCCTCCGCCCTCGAGCTGGCCGATGAATGGACCCTGCGTGCCGCGAGGAAATACCTCGGTTCAGATAAAATCCCCAAGGGCCATGCTTTCCTCTTGGTGGAAATCGACGGGCGCCACTCCGCTGTAAAAAGCGAATTACCCGAGCTACAAAGTTTGATCCAGAAAAACGGGGGGTTCGACATCCGCTCCGCTATCGGTGAGGCAAATTGCGACAATATCTGGAATCTCCGCCGCCAATTCTCTCAAAGTCTAAAAGCCACGGGCCTACATAAACTCAATGAAGATATCGTCGTGCCGCGCAGTAAATTGGTCGAACTCTTCAAGTTCACGAGCAAATTGCAAAAGGATAACGGCATTCCTGTGGCCTGCTTCGGCCACGCCGGTGACGGCAATATCCATGTCAATATCATGATCGACGACAAAAGCCGGATCGAACGCAAGAAATCGGATCAAATGCTCGATCTGCTCTTCACGCAAATTATCCACTGGGGAGGTGCCATCACTGGCGAACACGGCATCGGTCTAGCGAAAAAACCCTGGTGGCCCATTGCTGCTAATCCCTCCCTGCGCAAATTGCACAAACAGGTCAAATCCGCTCTCGACCCCAAAGATATTCTGAATCCAGGCAAGTTTATTTAA